The Monomorium pharaonis isolate MP-MQ-018 chromosome 5, ASM1337386v2, whole genome shotgun sequence genome segment CGTCCCTGACGTCCCCTTGTTGCCCCTCGCGCAATATGGCGAGATGTACTAGACGATGCCCCAAATAATACCGAACCAAAGTTTCCTCGCCCCAATCGCGTTGTTGCTCGACAAATCTCATAGCGGCGGTCGCACTCCCTCGTGGAAATCCTGGCCGAATACCCCAGGCCGGGCCCCGAGGAAGTGTGCTGAAAGCGCCACGAAAATACGGCCGCGGAAGGGTTGGACGCGCGCGGGCACGCTTTCGGACGGGCGGCGCGTTTTCCTGCGAGTTCCCGCGGAATTTCACGGCCACCCGGCGACGCGCAGCGTCTAACTAGTCAAGTTGTATCAATTGCGGGTGATCGGCGACGTGGGAAGATGCTCTACCTCGAGGATTACGTCGAAAGTGCGTACAAGAAACAGCGCGCACGGCTCGCCCGCGGGATCCTAACCTCCTCTTCATATGGCGCGCGCGATTAACCTAGGCGGCCGCGACCTGCTGTGACCCGACTCGCCCGCCCGCGGGCCCGCAGCGGGCACAGCCATTTTTGTTTTGCGTTCCGCGGACCCGTCGCGACGCCGCGCCTCCTTTTGCGCGCCGATCGCGACGTGGGTGATCCGCGGTCGCCCTAAGATGCCTTGGCGACGTGAGGTCCCGCGCCGAGAGGTTAGGCGTCGCGGCGTTTTATCGACGCGACGAGACGCATATTCCTCTcgcaagagaaaaagagattaataaattgcCATTTGAATTCGCGGGCCACTACCTGAATTTCACTGTCTTCATGTAtttccagaattaattaaaaattcattaaaatatcctCCCTCCTTTAGAGTCATGTAATTCTAATGTACACAGTAactatgtatttttttgttatacaaaatgagaataagcaataaaatattgtattggaataaaatgttaaaggaGTACTGATTTTAATGCGTGCTTAATAAGTTTGCGAATAAagacaaagaaataaattgaataaaagtcatttaataatcaaagtatTTGTTACACCGCAATTTGATCATTGagattattaagaataaaacgTAAACAATTAATGCAggaattacattatatgttaaaatttaaaatttaatgatgtatgtaatatttgcTGATATTCATATTGTGGTTTCAGTGATCGAACATTTACCACAAGAACTAAGAGATCGATTTACTGAAATGAGGGAGATGGATCTAGGTGTACAAAGTAtgtatctatattatatatgtacaacacaaaaaatatggataataaaatgacaataataaCTAAAGTATAAAGCTAACGTCAAATCTATTTTCAGACTCTATGGATAGCCTGGAGAAGAAGGTGAAGACATTCTTCTCAAACGCTAAGAAGATGAAGCCTAGTGAAAAAGAGGCGGAATATGAGGCTATCAGGAAAGAGTACTACAAGACTTTGGAGGATGCCGACGAGAAGGTGCACCTAGCCAATCAGATGTACGACTTAGTGGACAGGTACCTGAGGAGGCTCGATCAGGAGCTGCACAAGTTTAAGATGGAACTGGAAGCGGACAATAAGGGCATCACCGAAATTCTGGAGAAGAGATCCCTCGAGTTGGACCAGCCACCCACGAATAGCAGTCAAAAGGAGAATCGTTACAGTTTTACCCCGAGCAGAACGCGAGACAATCACAGTCATTGTAAGTATAAACATTCctaataatatgaatttataatcTTTCGTCTACGTTAAAAATCGTTtgaactaattttttattcatttaaatgaTTTTCAATGTAGATGACAAAATATGCTGAACTTTTAAAGacgtattatattaaacaaaaacattaaCGTTGACGACagtataattcataaaattcattaattattaaaaacttattgttaatcaaataaattctaatatataacgatttttaaatgaatagtcttaaattgtttaaatttcatGCAAATTTTAGCTCGATCGGAGAAACGGCGGGACTCGAATGCATCTTCCACGTCGGTTGAGAAGCGGCTGGCGATCGAGAAGATACCGGCGGCTACGAGTCTACCGGAATCACGGCCGGCGTCAGCGAATTCCGCGCCCATTATTGCGACGAGTAGTGTCGCGCCAGCCCCGGCAACAATTGCCAATTCCGTGGGATCCGTGTGCTACAATCTCGGTCACATCGGCGCCGGCGGTAATGCTATTGCAGCAGCCGCGTCACAAGCGATCGCGGCCACGCAATCGATGCAGCAGGGCAGACGTTCGGCCAGTCTGAAGGCAAGCTACGAGGCCATCAACACTGGCGGCGTACACGCCGCGGAATTCAGCAGGGAACTGGCC includes the following:
- the LOC105828407 gene encoding inhibitor of growth protein 3; this translates as MLYLEDYVEMIEHLPQELRDRFTEMREMDLGVQNSMDSLEKKVKTFFSNAKKMKPSEKEAEYEAIRKEYYKTLEDADEKVHLANQMYDLVDRYLRRLDQELHKFKMELEADNKGITEILEKRSLELDQPPTNSSQKENRYSFTPSRTRDNHSHSRSEKRRDSNASSTSVEKRLAIEKIPAATSLPESRPASANSAPIIATSSVAPAPATIANSVGSVCYNLGHIGAGGNAIAAAASQAIAATQSMQQGRRSASLKASYEAINTGGVHAAEFSRELAGAAQTAIAAIQETTKKHKKKVTATVPSSSVIAATVQQPVSPPVVTTTTQVVDPDNPDWTYDPNEPRYCICNQVSYGDMVACDNSDCPFEWFHYPCVGITAPPKGKWYCPQCTSSMKRRGGRKN